In Inquilinus sp. Marseille-Q2685, the following are encoded in one genomic region:
- a CDS encoding IclR family transcriptional regulator yields the protein MRERRSAPAKAEGAARSGSVQSVERALSLLEALGEDEEGTRLTDLALRTGLSPSTAHRLLTTLEQRRFVQFDPSDGMWHMGRQAFAVGSAFVRQRNFVAPALPFLRRLRDQTRETANLGVADDGEVVCLTQVESREIMRAITRVGGRAPMASSGMGKAILSTYSEADVAAAVARHGLPRLTPRSLTDAAGLAAELARVRARGYAVDDEEFVTGLRCVAAVVHDAQGEALCAISVSGLATRLTAERAAVLGPLLRDTARELTRTLGGRAPDPED from the coding sequence ATGAGAGAGAGGCGATCGGCGCCGGCCAAGGCGGAAGGCGCCGCCAGATCCGGCAGCGTGCAGTCGGTGGAGCGGGCGCTGTCGCTGCTCGAGGCGCTGGGCGAGGACGAGGAGGGCACGCGGCTGACCGACCTCGCGCTGCGCACCGGCCTGTCGCCCTCGACCGCGCACCGCCTGCTGACGACGCTGGAGCAGCGGCGCTTCGTGCAGTTCGACCCGTCGGACGGGATGTGGCACATGGGCCGGCAGGCCTTCGCCGTCGGCTCGGCCTTCGTGCGGCAGCGCAACTTCGTCGCCCCGGCCCTGCCGTTCCTGCGCCGGCTGCGCGACCAGACGCGCGAGACCGCCAATCTCGGCGTCGCCGACGACGGCGAGGTGGTGTGCCTGACCCAGGTCGAGAGCCGCGAGATCATGCGCGCCATCACCCGGGTCGGCGGCCGGGCGCCGATGGCGTCCTCCGGCATGGGCAAGGCGATCCTGTCGACCTATTCCGAGGCCGATGTCGCGGCCGCGGTTGCCCGGCACGGGCTGCCGCGCCTCACGCCCCGGTCGCTGACCGACGCCGCCGGCCTGGCGGCGGAACTCGCCCGGGTGCGCGCACGGGGCTATGCGGTCGACGACGAGGAGTTCGTCACCGGGCTGCGCTGCGTCGCCGCCGTGGTGCACGACGCGCAGGGCGAGGCGCTGTGCGCGATCTCGGTCTCCGGCCTCGCCACCCGGCTGACCGCGGAGCGGGCGGCG